In one window of Tenacibaculum mesophilum DNA:
- the rpsA gene encoding 30S ribosomal protein S1, which produces MSEETKNTAEAVNPAEFLATFNWHKYEEGIDEVDESKLKEFEKALEGTVGFVNERDVIEGEVVRITDRDAIIDINSKSEGVISLNEFRYNPNLAVGDKVEVLVDKREDSSGQLVLSHKKARVIKAWDRVNNAHETGEIVNGFVKCRTRGGMIVDVFGIEAFLPGSQIDVKPIRDYDQYVEKTMEFKVVKINHEFKNVVVSHKALIEADLEDQKREIIGQLEKGQVLEGVVKNITSYGVFVDLGGVDGLIHITDLSWSRINHPNEVVELDQKLNVVILDFDDNKSRIQLGLKQLSAHPWEALNADLKVGDKVKGKVVVLADYGAFVEVEEGVEGLIHVSEMSWSTHLRSAQDFVKVGDEVEAQILTLDREERKMSLGMKQLHPDPWTDITTKYPVGSKHTGTVRNYTNFGVFVELEEGIDGLVYISDLSWTKKIKHPSDFVTVGDQLEVQVLELDVENRKLNLGHKQTQDNPWDAHESTYTIGSIHEGTIKEKNDKGATVVFADGVEAFAPTRFLEKEDGGKLAKGDETKFQVTEFSKEYRRIVVSHTSIFREEEQKNIKAAAAKAQEVEKTTLGDIGGLAELKKKMEGK; this is translated from the coding sequence ATGTCTGAAGAAACAAAAAACACAGCAGAAGCTGTAAATCCAGCAGAATTTTTAGCAACCTTTAACTGGCACAAATACGAAGAAGGTATTGATGAAGTTGATGAGTCTAAATTAAAAGAATTTGAAAAAGCCTTAGAAGGTACTGTAGGGTTCGTAAACGAGCGCGATGTTATCGAAGGTGAAGTAGTACGTATTACTGATCGTGATGCTATTATCGACATTAACTCTAAATCTGAAGGTGTAATTTCGTTAAACGAATTCCGTTACAACCCAAATTTAGCTGTTGGAGACAAAGTAGAAGTATTAGTTGACAAAAGAGAAGACTCTTCAGGTCAATTAGTATTATCTCACAAAAAAGCACGTGTAATCAAAGCTTGGGATCGTGTTAACAATGCACACGAAACTGGTGAAATCGTTAACGGTTTTGTTAAGTGTAGAACTCGTGGAGGTATGATCGTTGATGTATTTGGTATTGAAGCATTCTTACCAGGTTCTCAAATTGATGTGAAGCCTATCCGTGACTACGATCAATATGTAGAAAAAACTATGGAATTCAAAGTTGTGAAAATCAACCACGAATTTAAAAACGTAGTAGTATCTCATAAAGCATTAATCGAAGCTGATTTAGAAGATCAAAAACGTGAAATTATCGGTCAATTAGAAAAAGGACAAGTACTAGAAGGTGTTGTTAAAAACATTACTTCTTATGGTGTATTTGTTGACTTAGGAGGTGTTGACGGATTAATTCATATTACTGATTTATCTTGGTCTCGTATCAACCACCCGAACGAAGTTGTTGAGTTAGATCAAAAATTAAACGTTGTAATCTTAGACTTTGATGATAACAAGTCAAGAATTCAATTAGGATTAAAACAATTATCTGCTCACCCATGGGAAGCTTTAAATGCTGACTTAAAAGTTGGTGATAAAGTAAAAGGTAAAGTAGTTGTTTTAGCTGATTATGGTGCATTTGTAGAGGTTGAAGAAGGAGTAGAAGGATTAATCCACGTATCTGAAATGTCATGGTCAACTCACTTACGTTCTGCACAAGATTTCGTAAAAGTTGGTGATGAAGTAGAAGCTCAAATCTTAACATTAGACCGCGAAGAGCGTAAAATGTCTTTAGGTATGAAGCAATTACACCCAGATCCATGGACAGATATTACTACTAAATACCCAGTAGGTTCTAAACACACTGGTACTGTACGTAACTACACTAACTTTGGTGTATTCGTAGAGTTAGAAGAAGGTATTGATGGATTGGTATATATCTCTGATTTATCTTGGACTAAGAAAATTAAGCACCCATCAGATTTCGTAACTGTAGGTGATCAATTAGAAGTTCAAGTATTAGAATTAGACGTAGAGAACCGTAAATTAAACTTAGGTCACAAGCAAACTCAAGATAACCCTTGGGATGCTCATGAATCTACTTATACAATCGGATCTATCCACGAAGGTACTATCAAAGAGAAAAATGATAAAGGTGCAACTGTAGTATTTGCTGATGGTGTTGAAGCTTTCGCTCCAACTCGTTTCTTAGAAAAAGAAGACGGAGGTAAATTAGCTAAAGGTGACGAAACTAAGTTCCAAGTAACTGAGTTTAGTAAAGAGTACCGTAGAATTGTTGTTTCTCATACTTCTATCTTTAGAGAAGAAGAACAAAAGAACATCAAAGCTGCTGCTGCTAAAGCTCAAGAAGTAGAAAAAACTACTTTAGGAGATATCGGTGGATTAGCTGAATTAAAGAAGAAAATGGAAGGAAAATAA
- a CDS encoding Lrp/AsnC family transcriptional regulator produces the protein MKKFILDEIDHQILDILIENARTPFTDIAKKLLVSAGTIHVRVKKMEDEGIIQGSTLTLNYEKMGYSFIAHVGIFLEKTSMTQHVLDNLRLIPNVTVAYVTAGKYNIFCKVRAKNTNDAKDIIYRIDDIHGVNRTETMIALEESINDKKRLMHAIFKDI, from the coding sequence ATGAAGAAGTTCATACTAGATGAAATCGATCATCAAATTTTAGACATTTTAATTGAAAATGCTCGTACACCATTTACAGACATTGCAAAAAAGCTGTTAGTATCTGCAGGTACTATACATGTACGCGTAAAAAAAATGGAAGACGAAGGAATTATTCAAGGATCTACTTTAACCTTGAATTATGAAAAAATGGGGTATTCATTTATTGCTCACGTTGGAATTTTTTTAGAGAAGACATCTATGACACAACATGTTTTAGACAATTTAAGATTGATTCCTAATGTAACTGTAGCCTACGTAACTGCAGGAAAATATAATATTTTCTGTAAAGTACGTGCTAAAAACACTAACGATGCAAAAGACATTATTTACAGAATAGATGATATTCATGGCGTTAATAGAACGGAAACAATGATTGCTCTTGAAGAAAGCATCAATGATAAAAAGCGTTTAATGCACGCAATTTTTAAAGATATTTAA
- the glmM gene encoding phosphoglucosamine mutase yields the protein MTLIKSISGIRGTIGGNTGDNLTPIDAVKFAAAYGTFIKKKNSEKEKITIVIGRDARISGKMISNLVANTLVGLGIDVIDLGLSTTPTVEVAVPLEKADGGIILTASHNPKQWNALKLLNEKGEFLNGEDGADILKIAENDATIEFAEVDDLGAYRKKKNYIKKHIKEVLKLDLVDKKAIKKVKFKVVVDGVNSTGGIAIPALLKELGVKCVELYCEPNGHFPHNPEPLKEHLTDISELVVKEKADLGIVVDPDVDRLALISEDGSMFGEEYTLVACADYILGQLGGGNTVSNLSSSRALRDVTEKHGGTYTASAVGEVNVVQMMKDTNTVIGGEGNGGIIYPESHYGRDSLVGVALFLSHLAHKKISCKALRDSYPSYFMSKNKIQLTPQIDVDKILETMANNYKNEDVNTIDGVKIDFANEWVHLRKSNTEPIIRIYTESTSQDNADALAKRFITEIQQIIQ from the coding sequence ATGACACTTATTAAATCTATATCAGGTATTAGAGGTACCATAGGCGGAAATACAGGTGACAACTTAACACCTATAGATGCTGTAAAATTTGCAGCAGCTTACGGTACGTTTATAAAAAAGAAAAACTCCGAAAAAGAAAAAATTACCATTGTAATAGGTAGAGATGCCCGTATTTCGGGTAAAATGATAAGTAACTTAGTCGCAAATACACTAGTCGGTTTAGGAATTGATGTAATCGATTTAGGTTTATCTACAACACCAACTGTTGAAGTTGCTGTCCCTTTAGAAAAGGCAGATGGAGGTATTATCTTAACTGCTTCACACAATCCAAAACAATGGAATGCTTTAAAATTATTGAATGAAAAAGGAGAGTTTTTAAATGGTGAAGATGGAGCAGACATTTTAAAGATTGCTGAAAATGATGCCACAATTGAGTTTGCTGAAGTTGACGATTTAGGAGCGTATAGAAAAAAGAAGAACTACATAAAGAAGCATATCAAAGAAGTTTTAAAACTAGATTTAGTAGATAAGAAAGCCATCAAAAAAGTGAAATTTAAAGTTGTTGTTGATGGTGTAAACTCTACTGGAGGTATTGCTATTCCTGCTTTACTAAAAGAATTAGGAGTAAAATGTGTAGAATTATATTGTGAACCCAACGGACACTTTCCACACAATCCAGAACCTTTGAAAGAACACTTAACGGATATTTCTGAATTAGTAGTCAAGGAAAAAGCAGATTTAGGTATTGTAGTAGATCCTGATGTAGACCGTTTAGCGCTAATTTCTGAAGATGGTTCTATGTTTGGAGAAGAATACACTTTAGTAGCTTGTGCCGATTATATTTTAGGTCAATTAGGAGGTGGTAACACTGTTTCTAACCTATCATCCTCAAGAGCTTTACGAGATGTTACTGAAAAACATGGAGGAACATACACGGCAAGCGCAGTAGGAGAGGTGAACGTAGTACAAATGATGAAGGATACCAATACTGTAATTGGAGGAGAAGGTAACGGAGGAATTATCTATCCAGAATCTCATTATGGACGTGATTCGTTGGTAGGAGTTGCGTTATTCTTATCACATTTGGCTCATAAAAAAATATCTTGTAAAGCCTTAAGAGATTCATATCCTAGCTACTTTATGAGCAAAAATAAAATCCAGTTAACACCACAAATTGATGTTGATAAGATTTTAGAAACAATGGCTAATAACTATAAAAATGAAGATGTAAACACTATTGATGGTGTAAAAATTGATTTTGCTAACGAGTGGGTACACTTACGTAAATCGAATACCGAGCCAATCATCAGAATTTATACAGAAAGTACTAGCCAAGACAATGCAGATGCTTTAGCTAAAAGATTTATAACTGAAATACAACAAATAATACAATAG
- a CDS encoding M14 family zinc carboxypeptidase encodes MKNNWLLIGFRYNYDMTHLKSSFLEDNYSKIKEDSISGRWITLTDIEPLYLGLQNSEIQTKIIGESEEGRAIYKLKLGKGKKRILIWSQMHGNESTGTKAVFDFLNFLQRFPTHQITKSIIDNCSITIVPMLNPDGAQAYTRVNANNVDLNRDAVELEAKESKLLRSVLEEVNPQFCFNLHDQRTIFGVEGTKNPATISFLAPSEEEKRTITEGRKETMNVIVAMNDLLQEIIPNHVGRYTDEFYPTATGDNFQKLGHNTILIEAGHFAGDYEREEVRKFNFYALLQGIYHISLTNNFKEFKKYLAIPNNIKNFYDVIYRSKNNEKDVAYQYVETIENDKFALVLTKEKEGNLSMYLAHKEFIKNS; translated from the coding sequence TTGAAAAACAACTGGTTACTGATTGGTTTTCGTTATAATTATGATATGACACACTTAAAAAGCTCTTTTTTAGAAGATAATTATTCAAAAATTAAAGAAGACTCTATATCTGGAAGGTGGATAACACTAACAGATATAGAGCCTTTATATTTAGGCTTACAAAACTCAGAAATTCAAACAAAAATTATTGGAGAGTCTGAAGAAGGAAGGGCCATTTATAAATTAAAATTGGGAAAAGGCAAAAAAAGAATTCTTATTTGGAGTCAAATGCACGGTAACGAAAGTACTGGAACCAAAGCTGTATTCGATTTTTTAAACTTCTTACAACGCTTTCCTACTCACCAAATAACAAAATCTATTATAGATAATTGTAGTATTACCATTGTTCCTATGCTAAATCCAGATGGAGCACAAGCATATACACGTGTTAATGCTAACAATGTAGACTTAAACAGAGATGCTGTTGAGTTAGAAGCCAAAGAAAGTAAACTTTTACGTAGTGTTTTAGAAGAGGTAAATCCTCAATTTTGCTTCAATTTACATGATCAAAGAACTATTTTTGGTGTTGAAGGAACTAAAAACCCAGCAACAATATCGTTTTTGGCCCCTTCAGAAGAAGAAAAAAGAACAATTACAGAAGGGAGAAAAGAAACAATGAATGTAATTGTTGCTATGAATGATTTGTTACAAGAAATCATACCCAATCATGTTGGTCGTTATACGGATGAATTTTACCCTACAGCAACAGGAGACAATTTTCAAAAGTTAGGACATAATACAATACTAATTGAAGCAGGACATTTTGCAGGTGATTACGAAAGGGAAGAGGTTAGAAAATTCAATTTTTATGCGCTTTTACAGGGGATTTATCATATTTCTTTAACAAATAATTTTAAAGAGTTTAAAAAATATTTAGCTATCCCTAACAATATCAAGAACTTCTACGATGTGATTTATCGATCAAAAAATAATGAAAAAGATGTTGCATATCAGTATGTAGAAACTATAGAAAATGATAAATTTGCACTCGTTTTAACAAAGGAAAAAGAAGGTAACTTATCTATGTATTTAGCTCACAAAGAATTCATAAAAAACAGTTAA
- a CDS encoding aminotransferase class V-fold PLP-dependent enzyme produces the protein MDLEQYFDKFRKNIVGIDQTFQTPYGEKKMIYTDWTASGRLYRPIEEQLLNKFGPFVANTHTETSTSGAAMTLAYHEARNIIKCHVNASSNDVLITEGSGMTGVVNKFQRILGLKINENLKENTQVPDEKRPIVFVSHMEHHSNQTSWIETIADVEVVPCNNEGLVCLDKFEETIKKYLDRPIKIASIVAGSNVTGIKTDYHKVASLIHRYGGLCFVDFACSAPYVDINMHPEKEDEYLDAIFFSPHKFLGGPGSSGVLIFNKKLYKNMVPDNPGGGTVSYTNPWGQHDYFDDVETREDGGTPAFLQTIKIALCIQVKDQMGTDKIKEREDEINPIIFNCLENLEGVKILAPDHKDRLSIFSFYFEKYHFNLVVKLLNDRFGIQTRGGCSCAGTYGHFLLNVDQIRSNEIKGQILEGCNTEKPGWVRLSVHPTITNEEVQFICESLQTLAENIGEWSKDYEYDIAKNDYVHKTIEPIEKQLVTDWFSL, from the coding sequence ATGGATTTAGAACAGTATTTTGATAAGTTTAGAAAAAATATTGTAGGTATAGATCAGACTTTTCAAACACCTTACGGTGAAAAAAAAATGATTTATACAGATTGGACTGCAAGTGGAAGATTATATCGACCTATAGAAGAACAACTTTTAAATAAATTTGGACCTTTTGTAGCCAATACTCATACAGAAACTTCTACATCAGGAGCTGCTATGACTTTAGCCTATCACGAAGCACGAAATATTATTAAATGCCACGTAAATGCATCTTCTAACGATGTATTAATTACAGAAGGGTCTGGTATGACGGGGGTTGTGAATAAATTTCAGCGTATTTTAGGACTAAAAATAAATGAAAATTTAAAAGAAAATACACAGGTTCCAGATGAAAAAAGACCTATTGTCTTTGTAAGTCATATGGAGCATCACTCAAACCAAACATCTTGGATTGAAACTATAGCAGATGTAGAGGTTGTTCCTTGTAATAATGAAGGTTTAGTGTGTTTAGATAAGTTTGAAGAAACTATAAAAAAATACTTAGATAGACCTATTAAAATAGCCTCTATAGTAGCAGGATCAAATGTAACAGGAATAAAGACAGACTACCATAAAGTAGCCTCTTTAATTCATCGTTACGGTGGTTTATGCTTTGTCGATTTTGCCTGTTCTGCACCTTATGTAGATATAAATATGCATCCAGAAAAAGAAGATGAATATTTAGATGCTATTTTCTTTTCTCCACATAAGTTTTTAGGAGGTCCAGGAAGTTCTGGGGTGTTGATTTTTAATAAAAAACTGTATAAAAACATGGTTCCTGATAATCCTGGAGGAGGAACGGTTAGTTATACAAATCCTTGGGGGCAACATGATTATTTTGATGATGTAGAAACGCGTGAAGATGGAGGGACACCAGCTTTTTTACAAACTATAAAAATAGCTTTATGTATTCAAGTAAAAGATCAAATGGGTACTGATAAAATAAAGGAACGTGAAGATGAAATCAACCCAATTATCTTTAACTGTTTAGAAAATTTGGAAGGAGTTAAAATATTAGCTCCAGATCATAAAGATCGTTTGAGTATTTTTTCTTTCTACTTTGAAAAATATCACTTTAACCTTGTTGTAAAATTACTAAACGACCGATTTGGAATTCAAACTAGAGGTGGATGTTCGTGTGCAGGAACTTATGGACACTTCTTATTAAATGTAGATCAAATAAGATCAAATGAAATAAAAGGTCAAATATTAGAAGGTTGTAATACAGAAAAACCAGGTTGGGTACGTTTATCAGTACATCCAACAATTACAAATGAAGAAGTACAATTTATTTGTGAATCGTTACAAACATTAGCTGAAAATATTGGAGAATGGTCTAAGGACTATGAATACGACATTGCTAAAAATGATTATGTACATAAAACCATTGAACCAATTGAAAAACAACTGGTTACTGATTGGTTTTCGTTATAA
- a CDS encoding IMPACT family protein yields the protein MNEEIKDTYKTITKPSEETLFKDRNSKFFGYAFPVFTEEDIKERLEELRKQHHTARHHCYAWQLGTEKIRFRANDDGEPSNSAGQPIYGQIQSFDVTNILIVSVRYFGGTKLGVGGLINAYRTSAQLALEASEIIEKTIDIHYKLKFGYDMMNKVQRIIKERNLDIINQKLELDCEYTISVRKKEAESIFEVFNNLFKVEIKLVD from the coding sequence ATGAATGAAGAAATAAAAGACACTTACAAAACAATTACCAAACCCTCTGAGGAAACCTTATTTAAAGACCGAAACAGTAAGTTTTTTGGGTATGCTTTTCCTGTTTTTACTGAGGAAGATATTAAAGAACGTTTAGAAGAACTCCGTAAACAACATCATACTGCACGTCATCATTGTTATGCGTGGCAATTGGGAACAGAAAAGATTCGTTTTCGTGCTAATGATGATGGGGAGCCGAGTAATTCAGCAGGGCAACCAATTTATGGACAAATACAATCTTTTGATGTAACCAATATTTTAATTGTTTCTGTACGTTATTTTGGAGGAACCAAACTTGGAGTAGGAGGATTAATTAATGCCTATCGAACTTCAGCGCAATTAGCTTTAGAAGCCTCTGAAATTATTGAGAAAACCATAGATATTCATTATAAGTTAAAGTTCGGGTACGATATGATGAATAAAGTACAACGTATTATCAAAGAACGAAACCTAGATATTATTAATCAAAAATTAGAATTAGACTGCGAGTATACCATTTCAGTACGTAAAAAAGAAGCTGAAAGTATTTTTGAAGTTTTTAATAATTTATTTAAGGTGGAGATTAAATTAGTAGATTAA